In Desulfitibacter sp. BRH_c19, a single window of DNA contains:
- a CDS encoding AAA family ATPase, giving the protein MEVFMTINVTLNTGEKLLIEPGTSLLEITKMIGEVPYPIVAATVNNELRDLNFCIYEPSELKFIDITSDTGNRIYARSLSFIFIRAAREMIPNSDVMIEHSLSKGLYCEIKGKKLTEALVKSIENRMKEIIEADEVIEKREISREEALKIFEEYGQVDKVKMLKYLPTSRGKVYKTGWMYDFFYGYVVPNTGYLKKFTLQFHLPGVIIRFPLAQNPERIPEFVPQPKLAKIFYEAERWAEIMEVNTIADLNDAIVNNNVSVLIKVAEALHEKKVANIADEIEEHKDRGNVILIAGPSSSGKTTFADRLMIQLMVNGLKPISISMDNYFVDREKTPLDDKGEYDFESIEAIDLQLLNEHLTQLIQGEEVEMPIFNFKTGMREDFGRKVQIRPDQPIIIEGIHGLNEKLTYSIPKDHKYKIYISCLTQLNIDNHNRIPTTDIRKLRRIVRDYQYRGLSASDTLRIWPSVRRGEDRSIFPFQEDADIMFNSSLIYELAVLKHYAQPLLLEIDKFSPDYIEAQRLLRFITYVSSLDGKEIPLNSIIKEFIG; this is encoded by the coding sequence ATGGAGGTATTTATGACAATTAATGTTACTCTAAATACGGGTGAAAAACTATTAATAGAACCTGGAACTAGTTTGCTGGAAATAACTAAAATGATAGGTGAAGTACCATACCCAATTGTTGCAGCAACAGTAAATAATGAGCTTAGGGATCTAAATTTTTGTATTTATGAGCCTTCTGAATTGAAATTTATTGACATAACTAGTGACACAGGCAATAGGATTTATGCTAGAAGCTTGAGCTTTATATTTATTCGAGCAGCCAGGGAAATGATTCCAAATAGTGATGTGATGATTGAGCATTCACTTTCAAAGGGTCTATATTGTGAGATTAAAGGGAAAAAACTTACAGAGGCTTTAGTGAAAAGCATAGAAAATAGAATGAAAGAAATAATTGAAGCTGATGAAGTTATTGAAAAAAGGGAAATTTCTAGAGAAGAAGCTCTTAAAATCTTTGAAGAATATGGGCAGGTTGACAAGGTTAAAATGCTAAAATATCTGCCTACGTCTAGGGGTAAGGTTTATAAAACAGGTTGGATGTATGATTTCTTTTACGGATATGTAGTACCTAATACTGGGTATTTGAAGAAGTTCACCTTGCAATTTCATTTGCCAGGGGTGATAATACGTTTTCCTCTAGCTCAGAATCCAGAACGTATACCCGAATTTGTACCACAGCCAAAATTAGCAAAAATATTTTATGAGGCTGAAAGATGGGCAGAAATCATGGAAGTTAATACTATTGCAGATTTAAATGACGCTATAGTTAATAATAACGTATCAGTGCTAATAAAAGTAGCAGAAGCTCTTCATGAAAAGAAGGTTGCAAATATTGCTGATGAAATAGAAGAGCACAAGGATAGAGGTAATGTGATTCTCATAGCTGGACCGTCTTCATCTGGAAAGACGACATTTGCTGATAGGCTTATGATTCAGTTAATGGTCAATGGTTTAAAGCCAATTTCCATATCGATGGATAATTATTTCGTAGATAGAGAAAAAACTCCCCTTGATGATAAGGGCGAATATGATTTTGAGTCTATAGAGGCTATAGATTTGCAATTATTAAATGAACACTTGACCCAACTAATTCAGGGTGAAGAAGTGGAAATGCCAATATTTAACTTTAAGACTGGTATGAGGGAGGATTTTGGTCGTAAAGTACAAATTAGACCAGATCAACCTATTATAATAGAGGGCATTCATGGCTTAAATGAAAAACTTACTTATTCAATTCCTAAAGACCATAAATATAAAATTTATATTTCATGTTTGACGCAATTAAATATTGATAACCATAATAGAATACCAACTACTGATATACGTAAACTTAGGAGGATTGTAAGAGATTACCAATACCGGGGTCTTAGTGCTTCAGATACATTAAGGATTTGGCCATCGGTCAGAAGAGGCGAGGATAGAAGTATATTCCCCTTTCAAGAAGATGCAGATATAATGTTTAACTCCTCATTGATATATGAATTAGCAGTTTTAAAGCACTATGCACAACCGCTTTTACTTGAAATTGATAAATTCAGTCCGGATTATATAGAAGCACAGAGGCTATTAAGGTTTATAACGTATGTTTCATCTCTAGATGGAAAAGAGATTCCTTTAAATTCTATTATTAAGGAGTTTATTGGGTAG
- a CDS encoding lactoylglutathione lyase, whose translation MQVQFAHVCIRVMNLEKSIKFYQKALDLKESRRKDFPEYKFTLVFLKEDKTDFELELTYNYDQEKPYEIGNGYSHLAIYVDNLEGLHKKHKDMGLDPTELKGLPGTPPGYYFLNDPDGYHIEIIRKKY comes from the coding sequence ATGCAGGTTCAATTTGCTCATGTATGTATTAGGGTAATGAATTTAGAAAAATCGATTAAATTCTATCAGAAAGCTTTAGATTTAAAGGAATCTAGGCGAAAAGATTTCCCAGAATATAAATTTACCTTAGTATTCCTTAAAGAGGATAAAACAGATTTTGAGTTGGAATTAACGTACAATTATGATCAAGAAAAACCTTATGAGATAGGTAATGGGTACAGTCATTTGGCTATATATGTAGATAATCTAGAAGGACTACATAAAAAGCATAAGGATATGGGTCTAGACCCTACTGAATTAAAGGGTTTACCAGGAACCCCCCCTGGCTATTATTTTCTGAATGATCCTGATGGATACCACATAGAAATAATTAGAAAAAAGTACTAG
- a CDS encoding DNA-binding protein has protein sequence MKYTEASLGRIFILRLEKGDRIPKTIEDFAQERKVGSATVFFLGGADKNSKVVVGPEDGEAEKPIPVVIPLPRVSESLGVGTIFRNEEGAFKLHMHSAFGHGKDTIAGCTRQGVDVWLYGEVVIMELLNGTAKRKVDPQTGFELLDV, from the coding sequence TTGAAGTATACTGAAGCAAGTTTAGGTAGGATATTTATATTACGATTGGAAAAAGGCGATCGTATTCCAAAGACCATTGAGGATTTCGCACAAGAAAGGAAAGTAGGGTCTGCTACAGTATTTTTCCTTGGCGGAGCTGATAAAAATAGTAAGGTTGTTGTTGGCCCTGAAGACGGTGAAGCTGAGAAACCGATACCTGTTGTAATACCACTTCCTAGAGTTAGTGAATCTTTGGGAGTGGGCACTATATTTAGAAATGAAGAAGGTGCTTTTAAACTACATATGCATTCTGCCTTTGGTCATGGTAAAGACACAATAGCAGGCTGTACTCGCCAGGGAGTTGATGTTTGGCTCTATGGGGAGGTGGTAATTATGGAGCTGTTAAATGGTACTGCTAAACGAAAAGTAGACCCGCAGACGGGTTTTGAACTCTTAGATGTGTAG